In the genome of Aspergillus flavus chromosome 8, complete sequence, one region contains:
- a CDS encoding fungal-specific transcription factor domain-containing protein produces MSVSHVNRRMPSYQPYQCHVCQSRFTRHENLKRHAKLHSRSQEEASLSCDFCQTTFSRPDLRHRHMKRKHPEYEQRRTNKRSLREPLASKQGGEGSRSQRHDVYLSSESSPDSQDGFHPQNSGDECELEVDGGFWNTPLPHEQHALFHRHDRESSTIRTSGPATAEGNRDQVVTGPSTQGPSLNGSDCMGRMVQDAIELERSLLLGTSFLKATYELDDQLQSAIITQPTAFDSTLAGCAYNQGSPGLSPTNDQGDWLPSPTQITQGCDLFFKHVSHFLPFLHQPTFDATRVPLHLLLSILSLGYQHGEDPECGDQTGSGASLSTRCFHQARALTVAEENKTDQPRQNTTLIQSYLLLQICAMMYLCGEDSARGLKMHSNMISLARAGALMKPMPTESSTTEDLEALWREFIKSESHKRTSFAVHQIDALWYQFLSIPRSISHLEVKHDLPCPEAQWTAPSAAEWAHRHLVARNPGPAVPYPDAVRRFLSSDASPDTIPTFDPYGAINIAQFLISSAREVSGWSTMTGMLSMDRLDALRSSLIALGPFIRPQPETPRAMHATATWETAMIELHLWSPAHTGGIVASSLNAVVTQSTSLAPSYEFLWEADTAKAIQPHVDWFLRYLDTTLEPDMEAPWVAVYAYKAFLIAWQLVRGGIPNAMLVAGIADGDVEGALGWARKVFRRRQRWQLGRLILTCLDGLGD; encoded by the coding sequence ATGTCGGTTTCCCACGTCAACAGACGGATGCCGTCGTACCAACCGTATCAATGTCATGTCTGCCAAAGCCGCTTTACCCGACATGAGAACCTCAAGCGACATGCCAAGCTTCATTCCCGCTCACAGGAGGAGGCCTCGCTGTCCTGCGATTTTTGCCAGACGACTTTCTCACGGCCTGATCTGCGGCATCGACATATGAAGAGGAAGCATCCGGAGTATGAGCAGAGAAGGACTAACAAACGATCGTTGCGTGAGCCGCTTGCGTCTAAGCAAGGGGGTGAGGGAAGCAGATCGCAGCGGCATGATGTGTATTTGTCTTCTGAATCGTCTCCTGATAGTCAGGATGGGTTTCACCCGCAGAATTCCGGAGATGAGTGTGAGCTCGAGGTGGATGGTGGGTTCTGGAATACGCCGTTACCGCATGAGCAGCATGCACTTTTCCATCGCCACGACAGAGAAAGCTCAACTATTCGAACTAGCGGGCCAGCGACAGCTGAAGGAAATAGAGACCAAGTAGTAACAGGTCCATCCACACAAGGGCCCTCATTAAATGGGTCGGATTGTATGGGCCGCATGGTCCAAGATGCGATAGAATTGGAAAGGAGCCTACTCTTGGGAACCTCGTTTCTTAAAGCGACCTATGAACTTGACGACCAATTGCAATCCGCCATTATAACACAGCCTACTGCGTTTGATTCAACCCTCGCTGGCTGTGCATACAACCAAGGTAGTCCTGGCTTGTCTCCAACAAATGACCAGGGCGACTGGTTACCCTCACCCACCCAGATTACACAAGGCTGTGACCTATTCTTCAAACATGTTTCACATTTCCTCCCTTTTCTGCACCAACCGACATTTGACGCCACACGTGTGCCTCTACACTTACTCCTCAGTATTCTTTCTCTCGGCTACCAACACGGGGAAGACCCAGAATGTGGAGATCAAACCGGCTCAGGCGCAAGCCTATCCACCCGCTGCTTTCACCAAGCTCGTGCTCTCACTGTTGCCGAGGAAAACAAGACAGACCAGCCAAGACAGAACACCACCCTCATCCAATCATACCTACTCCTCCAAATATGCGCCATGATGTACCTCTGCGGCGAAGACTCAGCAAGAGGCCTCAAAATGCATTCAAACATGATATCCCTCGCACGAGCAGGAGCCCTCATGAAACCAATGCCAACCGAATCCTCAACAACCGAAGACCTAGAAGCACTATGGCGAGAATTCATCAAGTCCGAATCCCACAAACGAACCTCCTTCGCTGTGCACCAGATCGACGCCCTCTGGTACcaattcctctccatccccCGCTCCATCTCCCATCTAGAAGTCAAGCACGACCTCCCCTGCCCGGAAGCCCAATGGACAGCCCCCTCCGCCGCAGAATGGGCACATCGACACCTTGTCGCCAGGAACCCCGGACCGGCAGTCCCGTACCCAGACGCAGTCCGCCGGTTTCTCTCTTCCGACGCCAGCCCAGACACCATCCCCACATTCGACCCCTACGGCGCCATTAACATCGCACAATTTCTCATCTCCAGCGCAAGAGAAGTATCAGGCTGGTCCACCATGACGGGAATGCTGAGCATGGACCGACTCGACGCTCTCCGATCATCACTAATTGCCCTGGGTCCCTTTATCCGTCCGCAACCCGAGACCCCAAGGGCAATGCACGCGACGGCAACATGGGAGACAGCCATGATCGAGCTTCATCTCTGGTCACCAGCTCATACAGGCGGTATCGTGGCTTCGAGTCTCAATGCTGTGGTCACCCAATCGACTTCTCTTGCGCCTTCTTATGAGTTCCTCTGGGAGGCCGATACGGCGAAGGCTATTCAGCCACATGTTGATTGGTTCTTGCGGTATTTGGATACGACGCTGGAACCGGATATGGAGGCGCCTTGGGTGGCGGTGTATGCGTATAAGGCGTTTTTGATTGCTTGGCAGCTTGTACGGGGAGGTATTCCGAATGCGATGCTTGTTGCTGGAATCGCGGATGGGGATGTGGAGGGGGCGCTGGGGTGGGCGAGGAAAGTCTTTAGGAGGAGGCAGAGATGGCAGCTTGGGAGGCTTATATTGACTTGTTTGGATGGGTTGGGGGATTGA
- a CDS encoding permease of the major facilitator superfamily (unnamed protein product): protein MATAMDTKKGPLSVHSDDNISAAEGQVDIHDAAYRRMPESLRNLSEDELNTLNKKIVRKVDFLNLAAAKLQGIMEDLNMTTQQFATAVSILFVGYLPFQIPSNLIITKISRPGMYICVAVVIWGCISAATAAVKTYGQLLAVRAILGVAEAVFFPGAIYYLSAWYTKKELGKRIAGLYIAQQVGNAFGGLFAAAILQLDGAHNIAGWEWLFIIEGSATVGIGVVCACIMPEFPHNSRILSQIERDLAVWRIESEAGAAEGTENESVLRGFTKALSDPKLLLLIFANMLSQTQGSIANYFPTLVASLNFNNTVSLLLTAPPYILAGAVYYVLMYYSDRKNTVYPIIQLCVAIAIVMYIIPMATLNVGARYFSMVILPFASVGPQLLLYKTINLHLARPVSKRAAASALVNAIGGTSNIWASYLYYEPPHFYAAFGTLMASAVLLAVTMTVYRWLVLRENKRLDSGDPEEIAKVVRGGVTEEMVQLNWRYEMY from the exons ATGGCTACAGCCATGGACACCAAAAAAGGGCCTCTGTCGGTTCATAGCGATGACAATATCTCCGCTGCAGAAGGGCAAGTCGATATCCATGACGCAGCATATCGCCGGATGCCAGAGAGCCTTCGCAACCTCAGTGAGGATGAACTCAATACCCTCAACAAGAAAATTGTCCGAAAGGTTGACTTCCTT AATCTAGCCGCAGCCAAGCTACAGGGGATCATGGAAGACCTAAACATGACCACCCAACAGTTCGCCACTGCAGTttccatcctcttcgtcggcTACTTGCCCTTCCAGATTCCGAGCAACCTCATCATAACCAAGATCTCCCGGCCGGGGATGTACATCTGTGTTGCTGTCGTGATCTGGGGCTGCATATCCGCGGCAACAGCAGCCGTCAAGACGTACGGTCAGCTGCTTGCTGTACGAGCTATTCTTGGAGTGGCCGAGGCAGTCTTCTTCCCCGGCGCCATCTACTACCTCTCTGCCTGGTACACGAAGAAGGAACTCGGGAAGAGGATTGCAGGTCTCTACATCGCACAGCAAGTGGGCAATGCCTTCGGCGGGCTGTTCGCAGCAGCCATCCTCCAGCTCGATGGTGCGCACAACATCGCCGGCTGGGAAtggctcttcatcatcgagggCAGCGCAACAGTCGGCATCGGGGTGGTATGTGCTTGCATCATGCCCGAATTCCCACACAACAGCCGCATCCTATCCCAGATTGAACGTGACCTCGCCGTATGGCGTATCGAGTCAGAGGCCGGCGCTGCAGAAGGCACAGAGAACGAAAGTGTACTACGTGGCTTCACGAAAGCCCTCTCAGACCCCAAACTACTGCTCCTCATCTTCGCAAACATGCTCTCCCAAACACAAGGCTCTATCGCCAATTACTTTCCCACTCTCGTCGCGTCCCTGAACTTCAACAACACCGTCAGTCTGCTCCTCACAGCACCGCCCTACATCCTCGCCGGTGCAGTCTACTACGTCCTCATGTACTATTCCGACCGCAAGAACACCGTGTACCCAATCATCCAACTCTGCGTCGCCATCGCAATTGTCATGTACATTATCCCCATGGCAACACTCAATGTGGGTGCCCGCTACTTCTCCATGGTCATTTTACCCTTTGCGTCAGTCGGCCCCCAACTCCTTCTCTACAAGACTATCAATCTGCACCTGGCACGGCCAGTGTCCAAGCgtgctgctgcttctgctctgGTGAATGCTATCGGCGGAACGTCTAATATCTGGGCGTCGTATCTATACTACGAGCCGCCGCATTTCTATGCTGCTTTCGGGACGTTGATGGCGAGTGCTGTTTTGCTGGCAGTCACCATGACGGTTTACAGGTGGTTGGTCTTGCGGGAGAATAAACGGTTGGATTCGGGTGATCCGGAGGAGATTGCGAAGGTTGTTCGTGGCGGTGTTacggaggagatggtgcAGCTTAATTGGCGTTATGAAATGTATTGA
- a CDS encoding 2,4-dihydroxyhept-2-ene-1,7-dioic acid aldolase, which translates to MPAPTKTYPTPQTTEIVNSRLRLLNKIRAGEYPLMTFMAIPSVRMAQIVALTGVDGIIIDCEHGHISDDSMHNSVSAISALGVSPIIRIRGPAHDIIKRALDTGAHGIMVPQINNAEEAQQIVASSKFPPQGVRGQGSAFPAIGHGLTTPEYMISANETILTMIQIETREGVENVDAICAVPGVDLVFIGPNDLAQSLLGYVPARGDEPEFVAAVDKIIAAARKHGKWAGRMVNNGTMAKEARERYDTVAITGDTKAIQNWYIAEFEVARS; encoded by the coding sequence ATGCCGGCCCCAACAAAGACCTACCCCACTCCTCAGACGACAGAGATCGTGAACTCTCGTCTGAGGCTCCTGAACAAAATCAGAGCGGGAGAATACCCATTGATGACATTCATGGCCATTCCCTCAGTCCGCATGGCCCAGATCGTTGCATTGACAGGTGTCGACGGTATCATCATCGACTGCGAGCACGGCCACATTAGCGACGACTCCATGCACAACTCCGTCTCTGCCATTTCGGCGCTGGGAGTATCGCCCATTATTCGCATTCGCGGCCCTGCCCACGACATTATAAAGCGCGCTCTAGACACAGGTGCCCACGGCATCATGGTCCCACAGATCAACAACGCCGAAGAAGCACAACAGATCGTCGCCTCCTCCAAGTTCCCTCCACAGGGTGTTCGTGGCCAAGGTTCAGCCTTCCCGGCTATCGGCCATGGTCTCACCACCCCGGAATATATGATCTCCGCCAACGAGACAATCTTGACTATGATCCAAATAGAGACGCGCGAGGGTGTCGAGAACGTCGATGCCATCTGCGCTGTGCCCGGAGTGGACCTCGTCTTCATTGGTCCTAATGATCTTGCGCAGTCACTTCTTGGATATGTGCCTGCCCGTGGAGATGAGCCGGAGTTTGTCGCTGCTGTCGATAAGATTATTGCGGCGGCGCGGAAGCATGGAAAGTGGGCTGGCCGGATGGTAAATAATGGTACCATGGCCAAGGAGGCCAGAGAGAGATATGACACGGTCGCGATTACTGGTGATACTAAGGCGATTCAGAATTGGTATATTGCGGAGTTTGAGGTTGCTCGGTCGTGA
- a CDS encoding translation initiation inhibitor: MSRQLISSEKFPPKPHNCPAVKVPGLVFCAGQTATGEIKQATRTVLQNLKEVLELSGSSLEQVVKYNVYLADMKDFAAMNEVYIDFLPKPMPSRSCLQALPPGDGTVIEIECIAQV; the protein is encoded by the exons ATGTCCCGTCAACTCATCTCCAGCGAAAAGTTCCCTCCCAAACCTCATAACT GCCCCGCGGTCAAAGTCCCTGGTCTCGTCTTCTGCGCAGGCCAAACAGCCACCGGCGAGATTAAACAAGCAACG AGAACCGTTTTACAGAATCTTAAAGAAGTCCTCGAGCTTTCTGGATCCTCCCTTGAACAGGTGGTCAAGTACAATGTCTATCTCGCCGATATGAAGGACTTTGCTGCAATGAATGAGGTGTACATCGATTTCCTACCCAAGCCGATGCCATCTCGCTCGTGTCTCCAGGCGTTGCCTCCGGGTGATGGAACAGTTATTGAGATTGAATGCATTGCGCAGGTTTGA
- a CDS encoding putative gibberellin 3-beta hydroxylase, protein MAPAAPFNPPSADLPGKPFVPEWVPPPVTKEKHNFAELKSIDLSLLDSEDPAVVDDLVQQVKVAIRDDGFLFLENYGVSLEQLHRQFALAQYLYNNISEEDKERLLFHPDSGKWSGYKHPYGFKRHRGAPDGIEQFNWYKPEWEDINCVPTCLHPFMDEIEAFSNYLTKSVNRRLLTVLSRVLELPDDYLWDNVQSHGSPTGEGYFRHALFRPVQKQTQEASKGLRMHGHTDFGLTTLLFSVPISCLQIWGRDEQWYYVPYKPGALVINIGDTLEIVSGGHFKATRHRVFRPPADQLHEERLSLVLFNSSIGDLRMAPAHDSKLIQREGCVEEQGVYKEFKKLTSQGKLVPTNRQWREIQIATCTDPTDTVNNRVGAHQVLIDGKVMHQREYMGVKVVLPV, encoded by the exons ATGGCACCCGCAGCCCCCTTCAACCCACCGTCCGCCGACCTTCCCGGCAAGCCTTTTGTGCCAGAATGGGTCCCCCCTCCTGTCACTAAAGAAAAGCATAACTTTGCCGAGCTCAAGTCGATTGATCTTTCGCTTCTTGATTCAGAGGACCCAGCTGTTGTGGATGACCTTGTCCAACAGGTCAAAGTAGCTATCCGCGATGACGGATTTTTGTTCCTTGAGAACTATGGAGTCTCTTTAGAGCAG CTGCATCGTCAATTCGCCCTGGCACAATACCTATACAACAACATCAGCGAGGAGGACAAAGAGcgccttcttttccaccccGATAGCGGAAAGTGGTCTGGTTACAAGCATCCGTATGGATTTAAG CGCCACCGTGGAGCACCCGACGGCATCGAACAATTCAACTGGTACAAGCCCGAGTGGGAAGACATCAACTGCGTCCCAACCTGCCTGCACCCCTTCATGGACGAAATCGAGGCTTTCAGCAATTACCTCACTAAGTCCGTGAACCGACGACTTCTGACGGTCTTGTCACGGGTCCTAGAATTACCAGACGACTATCTCTGGGACAATGTACAATCCCACGGCAGCCCAACCGGCGAAGGCTACTTCCGCCATGCGCTCTTCCGACCCGTCCAGAAGCAAACACAAGAAGCATCCAAGGGCCTTCGCATGCACGGCCACACAGACTTTGGTCTGACAACACTGCTGTTCTCTGTCCCCATCTCGTGTCTCCAGATCTGGGGCCGCGACGAACAATGGTACTACGTGCCCTACAAGCCTGGTGCGCTTGTTATTAACATCGGTGATACATTGGAGATTGTCTCGGGTGGACATTTCAAGGCAACTCGTCACCGTGTCTTCAGGCCGCCTGCCGATCAGTTGCACGAGGAGCGGCTTTCGCTGGTGCTGTTTAATAGTTCCATTGGTGATTTGCGTATGGCTCCTGCGCATG ACTCGAAACTTATTCAACGAGAGGGCTGTGTCGAGGAGCAGGGAGTTTATAAGGAGTTCAAGAAGCTCACGTCGCAGGGCAAGCTTGTGCCTACCAACCGTCAATGGCGCGAGATCCAAATTGCGACGTGTACAGACCCAACAGATACCGTCAATAACAGAGTGGGTGCTCATCAAGTGCTCATCGATGGCAAGGTCATGCATCAGCGGGAGTACATGGGGGTCAAAGTTGTCCTGCCTGTATGA
- a CDS encoding eukaryotic elongation factor 5A hypusine, DNA-binding OB fold-domain-containing protein, with the protein MSDDEQHDQTFEQQQQHASPTYAALVSTLTKGAHVIIRGRPCKILEISKIGTNIHLVARDIFTDRILSDDIESTQSVEIPHVYRNEYMLVNIDEGFLNLANQDGTMKDDVKVPDGGLGQQIEQDFEAGTDLLIAVISAMGEEQAVSVREAPKGS; encoded by the exons ATGAGT GACGATGAGCAGCATGATCAAACCTttgaacaacaacagcaacatgCCTCACCGACCTATGCAGCGCTGGTTTCGACCTTAACAAAAGGGGCCCATGTTATAATCCGTGGGAGGCCCTGTAAAATTCTCGAGATCAGCAAAATTGGAACCAATATCCATCTGGTCGCCCGAGACATTTTTACGGATAGAATTCTGTCGGACGATATCGAATCTACTCAGTCTGTGGAGATTCCGCATGTATACAGAAATGAATATATGTTG GTTAATATTGATGAAGGGTTCCTCAATCTCGCGAACCAAGATGGGACGATGAAAGACGATGTAAAAGTCCCCGATGGTGGGTTAGGACAACAGATTGAGCAGGATTTTGAAGCGGGAACCGACCTGC TCATTGCCGTTATCTCAGCGATGGGTGAAGAACAAGCTGTAAGTGTGAGAGAAGCCCCCAAGGGTTCCTAA